One window of the Zea mays cultivar B73 chromosome 3, Zm-B73-REFERENCE-NAM-5.0, whole genome shotgun sequence genome contains the following:
- the LOC103651553 gene encoding uncharacterized protein translates to MDASQDVSDWDWELVLPDHRSFSLSNGGKNLDDKETVEHDLLPPSGDVDVHDECKGIGVVLDETCKSAVPSVADPIMNPEGGEEEKAIQSPDAEESVTADSKFAQEEEEEEDIKKDGDDKVGALIGALCSFGVAAATACVFLIGGRLHHQHTQQHKIQLQFFGDDKRIQQVVRQTSRLNQKAMSFAMGAGASRHFGRPRVKRSKKH, encoded by the exons ATGGATGCAAGCCAGGATGTGTCGGACTGGGACTGGGAGCTGGTCCTGCCAGACCACAGGAGCTTCTCCCTGAGCAATGGCGGCAAGAATCTTGATG ATAAAGAAACAGTCGAGCATGATCTGCTGCCCCCATCAGGAGACGTTGACGTGCACGACGAGTGCAAGGGCATCGGCGTCGTGCTGGATGAGACCTGCAAATCCGCCGTGCCTAGTGTTGCCGATCCGATAATGAATCCTGAGGGTGGCGAGGAAGAGAAGGCGATCCAGAGCCCTGATGCCGAGGAGTCCGTCACCGCGGACAGCAAGTTTGCtcaagaggaggaggaagaagaagatatCAAGAAGGACGGCGACGATAAGGTTGGAGCTCTGATCGGCGCGCTGTGCTCGTTTGGGGTCGCAGCCGCCACCGCCTGCGTCTTTCTCATCGGCGGCAGGCTGCATCATCAGCACACGCAGCAGCACAAAATTCAGCTGCAGTTCTTCGGCGATGATAAG AGGATCCAGCAAGTTGTGCGCCAGACGTCAAGGCTGAACCAGAAGGCCATGTCGTTTGCGATGGGGGCAGGAGCGTCACGGCATTTTGGAAGGCCACGTGTAAAACGTAGCAAAAAACATTAG